In Vicugna pacos chromosome 6, VicPac4, whole genome shotgun sequence, the DNA window agcacaatttttcaattatacatgaacatatatatatattcattgtcacattcctttctctgtgagctaccataagatcttgtatatatttccctgtgctatacagaataatcttgtttccatgtcttggctattgtatatagtgttgctatgaacactggggtgcacgtatctcttcgaattagagttccttccagatatatgcccaggagtgggattgctggatcatatggtaaggctaattttagatttttgaggaatctccatactgttttccataatggctgcatcaaattgtactccacaccctctccagcaattatagtttgtgggcttttgaatgatggccattctgactggcatgaggggatacctcattgtggttttaatttgcattactCTGATAATTATATTTTTTGCTTCAAGCTTATTTTGATTGGATTCCTGACACATGTAATTCAAAGAGTTGAGATTAATAACACCTGAAAAGGTACTAGcatacaaaaatcaaagaaactgaTATACAGGTATTGGTTTTCCAAGGGTCCaaaaaaatgactcaaaaaatgaataaataatataaggggaatggaaattaaaaaagacaaacaaattatCAAATATCATAagttataaagtaaataagaGCCACTTATAAGACCAAAGGACTAATGATAAATCAGTTAAGATGAATGGACTATGTAGAAGGATGTATAAGGATCAGAGTCATTTGCACTACATCTCTCAGAATGAACCTTGGTTCTTCTTTACTGAAATGGGTATGAATTGATATTTATAAATTTGTTGATGCAAGTCCCTCATTCCACTAAATACAGTCCTATATAAAATATCTCCCAAACTAAAATTTAGTTTGCAATGACTCAAATCATTCAAATCCAACAGGAACAGTCCTGCcagcagaagaaaaggaagaagctgGTTGGTTACATATAGAAAGAAGAATGACTCTGTCAGTACTAGAGCCTGTGATATAGTATGAATAAGAGTCAAAAGGTAAACCTTGTGATGACAAACCAGCACTGTCCAGGTAAAACTCCTGGCCTAAGGATCTTATTTTTGAAATGTGATGACAGGCATATCCTAGTAGGGAGATAAGGTATTAAGCAACAAAATCTGATATgattaaatatttgaataatgTAGCTAATGTTTCTTGCTCTGATTCCCTGCTCATTAATGTTCATATCACCACCTGACTAACAAATTTCCTACAGTGAAATTTCCCCACAGTGAAAAACTGAGTTATAGCTATGTGAAAGGTCAGGCCATTTTCCTGATTTTTTGGTGGCAAATTAATAAATGGGGATCTTGATGCATATACTTTCAtctaatataaatttatttaatgtcAAACAGCACTCCTTTACATAACTCACTCTGACATTAAAGAGACTAAATTTTGAAGTCTAGACCACAGTATATTCATCAAGGTAATGTCTTCTGAGAGACAAGCAATTGGTCTTCTCCAGAAAACACTTTTTACCATACCACATGCCTTCTCCAACCATAGGCAGCAACACAACTTCTcagttaagattttttaaaaaaccatgctaTTTTAAGCTGGGACACTTAATATATTAGTAAAGTACTTTGTAATTCctgatattaaaataatagaaatttaatGCTATTCCAAGTCAGAAAGGAGACATAATACCTTTGGCATTTAGGAAATCCTTCTATAATTAATAAATTGACTGCATACTTTCCTCATGGccactttcatttctttgttcctgAATGTATAGATGATTGAATTTAAAAAAGGAGTGAGaactgcatcaaaaacaacaaggAATTTGTCTAGGTGTGATGTGGAGTGAGGCCAGATATAAACAAAGAtgcaaggaccaaagaacaaaaCCACCACCATGACATGAGTTGACAAAGTGGAGAGGGCCTTAGATGAGCTCCCTGAAGACTGTTTCTGAACAGTGATGAGGATGAAAATGTAGGAGACAATCAATATGAAGAATGATCCCAGAGATATAAACCCACTGTTGGCTGTCACCATGAACTCTAGCCTGTAGGTATCTGTGCAGGCAAGTCTGATGAACCGAGGAAAGTCGCAGTAAAAGCTATCTAATATATTAGGGCCACAGAATggcaatttaataacaaaaatcagTTGAACAACAGAGTGAATCAAGCCAATTATCCATGCAGCAACCAGAAgcagaatacacatattttggcTCATAATAGTCAAATAGTGAAGAGGCTTACATATGGCAACGTATCTGTCAAAGGCCATGGCGATGAGCAGCACCATCTCCACACCACCAATGCTGTGGATGAAGAAGATTTGAGTGATGCAGCCACCGAAGGAGATGACTTTACGCTTTCTGAAAAGGTCATAAATCATCTTGGGAGAAATGACAGAAGAAACTCCCAGGTCAATCAAGGAGAGGTTGGCCAACAGAAAGTACATGGGGGAGTGTAAGCGAGGGTCAGAAGTCACAGTGAGAATAATGAGGGAGTTTCCCATCATGCTTGCAAcataaaaaacagaagagaacacAAAGAGGAGGAATTGTATTTCCCAGGAATTGGTGAGTCCCAGGAATACAAACTCTGACACCATAGAGTAATTTGTTCCATCCATTGATTTATCAGCTGGAATGTTTCCagataaaagaaagggaaaagaaacttaaataagaatgttaataattctatattataatgATTATTTATTCAAGGATATTGACACGATGAAGAATGTAAATCCCCGCAATTCTTTTTGAAGGCCGTATCATCACTAAGTAAGCATTTCACTCGTCGTCACCTAAAGCAATTGGGTCACGTCCACATGCAATATCCCTTTTACTACAGCCCCCCGGACTATTCATCTATAAGCACAAGAGAGTAGAACAAATATGAGAACATAGTAGATGTGCATGGTAAGGATTGGGAGGCGCAAGGAAGGTGGTACAGTGCATCAcatagagaagaagaaagaagaagtgCAGGCGGCATTTGTCAGAACCCCCCAAAAAGAActagttctattttaaaattgttctttaAACAATTCTTCAGCCATTCAAGTTGTGAGGTGAGACTAAGAAATCTCAGGCATATAATATCCCTCTTGAGTCATTATATGTTACTATCTACAATTGTTTTTGTAATGCCCACAGAGTAGAGGTGAGCATAAGAGAACCAGGTACAGACAACAGGGGTGACTCTAGACTAGACAGGTCCAAGGAAGGGGTAGAATAGATATTCACGGCACAGGGTATCTGAATAGGTGCTCAGGTACAAGTGAAATTACCTAGTAGGGTGCTTATCAGCCAGGACAGGGCCAAGAAGTGCAAGGTTGGCCAGGGGCTTGTTATaggaagttcaaggaaggtaAGGTAGCCAATTTGATCTATCTCATGAGATTCTTCACAATCCCTGAGGTTTGTGATATAGCTTGGTTATAGCTATTGGACCCCTACTTTTAGAATTTGCTGGGGATGAAGAAATGCACACTAACGTCATAATTATCATAGAACCATTGTTCCTCTCCTGTTTCTCCTTCTCCCTTAGTCCCTTTTATCCTTCCTATCTCATCTCCCTTCTTCAAATCTCCCAATAGTCTGGGATCTAATGCCCAGTCTCTTTCCTGACCCGAACTGTGGGGTACTACATGAACCTCTCCTGTTCTTACTCAGTTTTGCAGGGAATACACTGTTACCATGGAAGATACGTTCTCTTGCTAGTGGGTCAAACATGTCTGTGTTAAGCCCTCCTGCTCCTATAATATTTAGATGTGCAGCTAAAAGCTAGATGAGTTGAGAAAAGGGGGAGGCTGCAGCCTAAACAGTTAAGGGCTGGTAAAATAAAGGTACATGGA includes these proteins:
- the LOC102532001 gene encoding olfactory receptor 4F3/4F16/4F29-like; translation: MDGTNYSMVSEFVFLGLTNSWEIQFLLFVFSSVFYVASMMGNSLIILTVTSDPRLHSPMYFLLANLSLIDLGVSSVISPKMIYDLFRKRKVISFGGCITQIFFIHSIGGVEMVLLIAMAFDRYVAICKPLHYLTIMSQNMCILLLVAAWIIGLIHSVVQLIFVIKLPFCGPNILDSFYCDFPRFIRLACTDTYRLEFMVTANSGFISLGSFFILIVSYIFILITVQKQSSGSSSKALSTLSTHVMVVVLFFGPCIFVYIWPHSTSHLDKFLVVFDAVLTPFLNSIIYTFRNKEMKVAMRKVCSQFINYRRIS